A window of the Branchiibius hedensis genome harbors these coding sequences:
- the dut gene encoding dUTP diphosphatase, producing the protein MSALRLPVSRIDPDLPLPTYARPGDAGMDLLARVGVTLAPGHRALIPTGIAIALPQGYAGFIHPRSGLAARHGITTLNSPGTVDSGYRGEIHVNLINLDPRESFTITRGDRIAQLVVQAVTVVQWDPVEVLPDSVRGADGHGSTGGFSQK; encoded by the coding sequence GTGAGCGCGTTGCGCCTTCCGGTCAGCCGGATCGACCCCGATCTGCCGCTGCCGACCTACGCCCGCCCGGGCGACGCAGGGATGGACCTGTTGGCCCGGGTGGGCGTTACCTTGGCGCCGGGGCACCGGGCGCTGATCCCCACCGGAATCGCCATCGCGCTGCCGCAGGGGTACGCCGGGTTCATCCACCCGCGCTCGGGCCTGGCCGCCCGGCACGGGATCACGACACTCAACTCTCCAGGCACCGTGGACTCGGGCTACCGCGGTGAGATCCACGTGAACCTGATCAATCTGGACCCGCGGGAGTCGTTCACGATCACCCGCGGCGATCGCATCGCGCAACTGGTGGTGCAGGCCGTGACGGTCGTGCAGTGGGATCCGGTGGAGGTTCTGCCCGACAGCGTGCGCGGCGCCGACGGGCACGGTTCGACCGGAGGGTTCTCGCAGAAGTAA
- a CDS encoding DUF3710 domain-containing protein — MGIFKKRAKDGAATGDQPDEVIEVPPEGSEQTEVDVAGDDSPEEVEETVAVVDRSAGPFDVTEVDDDLERVDFGSLRFAVSPELQLQVDADETTQQYTGVTAIVDGSACQIQAFAAPKSRGVWREIRGEIADNLIAGGGSTDIVDGPFGPELHAKLPSQGPDGRTVLAPARFVGVDGPRWFLRIVLSGNAAVDDAAAEPLLAFARSVVVVRGSEPRAPRELLELTLPEALTQAPEEAAAAATALNPFERGPEITEVR, encoded by the coding sequence GTGGGCATCTTCAAGAAGCGGGCCAAGGACGGTGCCGCGACCGGCGACCAACCGGATGAGGTTATCGAGGTCCCGCCGGAGGGATCCGAGCAAACCGAGGTGGACGTCGCTGGCGACGACTCGCCGGAGGAGGTCGAGGAGACCGTCGCCGTCGTCGACCGGTCCGCAGGCCCGTTCGATGTCACGGAGGTCGACGACGACCTCGAGCGGGTGGACTTCGGCTCGTTGCGTTTTGCGGTCTCACCGGAGCTGCAGTTGCAGGTGGATGCTGACGAGACCACCCAGCAGTACACCGGGGTGACGGCCATCGTCGATGGATCCGCGTGTCAGATCCAGGCGTTCGCGGCGCCCAAGAGCCGCGGGGTGTGGCGCGAGATCCGAGGGGAGATCGCCGACAACCTGATCGCCGGCGGCGGCAGCACCGACATCGTGGACGGCCCGTTCGGGCCGGAGCTGCACGCCAAGTTGCCCAGCCAGGGCCCGGATGGCCGCACCGTGCTGGCGCCGGCACGTTTCGTGGGGGTGGACGGTCCGCGCTGGTTCCTGCGCATCGTCCTGTCCGGCAACGCCGCCGTCGACGACGCGGCCGCCGAGCCGCTGCTGGCATTCGCCCGGTCGGTGGTCGTGGTGCGGGGCAGTGAGCCGCGCGCGCCGCGGGAACTCCTGGAGTTGACGTTGCCTGAGGCCCTCACGCAGGCACCAGAGGAAGCGGCTGCTGCGGCTACGGCGCTGAACCCCTTCGAACGCGGCCCCGAGATCACCGAGGTGCGTTGA